CCAAAAAAGCCACCCCTGCCAACCAAAAATTCCCAACCCCAAAAGAGCCATGAAAACATATTTGGATATTTTATTCTGCCTTTCTCCTAAAAGGGCATAAGCCACATGCCCGCCATCAAGTTGGCCTATCGGCAGGAGGTTAAGGGAGGTAACCAAGAGACCAATCCAACCGGCAAACCCAACAGGGTGGATGACAACGTCATAACCTTCGGGTACCGGGCCGACAATCATCCAACTCAGCAGGGAAAGGAGCAGAGACGACCCCAAAGTGGTTCCCATCTGTCCCTGAACCACTTTCACCTCTGATAACCGCAGCCCCAAAATAAGGAAAGGTATAGCGACAGCGATACCAACTAAGGGACCGGTTGCCCCTACGTCTAAAAGCATTCGTCGGTCCCTTACAGGCGATCGCACTTTGATGAAAGCCCCAAAGGTCCCGATAAAAGACGGGGCGGGGATGAAATAAGGTAAGGTAACATTCAGTCCGTGCTTCTTAGCGACCAAATAGTGCCCCAATTCATGCGCCAAAAGAATGCCCATCAAAGCAAAGGAAAAAGGAATCCCCTTGAAAATCTGCTCTGGATTTTTCAAGGGATTTACTCCCTCCTGAAGTGCCCCCGCTAAGAGCGTAGTTGCCAGGGTAATGATGAACAGGATGATATTTACGGCAATCCGCGGTTTGGGCGGAGGGGAGTCTGTAAAAGGCTTGTCCTCCCAGTATGCAGGCCAGGGTGATTCCTCTTTTTTTCTTCCGAACCAATATTTTCTAAATTCCATTTTTTTTACAGCCCCCTTAATAAAATAACAAAAGACGCTCCTCCAGGCAATACGAAATTCAAACAAGGAAAAACCGTAAGGCGTAAGGCGATAAAGCGTAAGGGGGGAAGACAGATTGACCTTTTTTTCCGCTCTTCCGCCTTGCCCTCTCACGCCTTGTGATATTAGCCCTTTTTTTCTTTAATTATTTGTAGGGCTGTGGTATAAATTTTTAGGTGGGGAACCTATGAACACTTTAGATATCATTTTTCTCGTACTCATTGGTGCTTCCATCATTTACAGTCTGATACGGGGACTGGTAAGAGAAATTTTTTCCTTCCTTTCCATCATTCTTGGATTTTTTGCTGCCAGCTATGGTTCCGCGGCCATGGCCAACTGGTTGCATCGCTGGATCGAGAATGAGACGTTTGCCCAAATCCTCGGGTTTGCCCTCCTCTTTATCCTCGTTGCTTTTGCCATCAGTTTGTTGGGTAAGGTACTTTCCAGACTGGTAAAAAAGATGGACTTAAATTGGGCCAATCGGATGGGGGGGGCGGCCTTCGGATTCCTGAAGGCCATCCTGCTTATCGCCATTATCCTGCTCGTCCTAACCGCCTTTTTGCCCTCCAAGAGTAAGGTTCTTTCGGAATCGCAGGTATCTCCCATAGCCCTAAACATCGCCCGGGGGCTTTCCTTTTTGGTCCCGGAAAATCTCCGTACCCTGTATGGAGAAAAAGAAAAAGAGCTTAAGAAATATTGGGCCGCCAAAGAATTAGCCGTAGGGAAACAAGAGATCAAAGGGGGAAAAAATCGATGAAGAGCCTCACTCCTTTTGGCAAAAATAAAGGGCTTAAAGGAACGACAACCTTTGGCTGCCTTATATTCCTT
The genomic region above belongs to Deltaproteobacteria bacterium and contains:
- a CDS encoding CvpA family protein translates to MNTLDIIFLVLIGASIIYSLIRGLVREIFSFLSIILGFFAASYGSAAMANWLHRWIENETFAQILGFALLFILVAFAISLLGKVLSRLVKKMDLNWANRMGGAAFGFLKAILLIAIILLVLTAFLPSKSKVLSESQVSPIALNIARGLSFLVPENLRTLYGEKEKELKKYWAAKELAVGKQEIKGGKNR
- a CDS encoding site-2 protease family protein; this translates as MEFRKYWFGRKKEESPWPAYWEDKPFTDSPPPKPRIAVNIILFIITLATTLLAGALQEGVNPLKNPEQIFKGIPFSFALMGILLAHELGHYLVAKKHGLNVTLPYFIPAPSFIGTFGAFIKVRSPVRDRRMLLDVGATGPLVGIAVAIPFLILGLRLSEVKVVQGQMGTTLGSSLLLSLLSWMIVGPVPEGYDVVIHPVGFAGWIGLLVTSLNLLPIGQLDGGHVAYALLGERQNKISKYVFMALLGLGIFGWQGWLFWGLLLFIMGFRHPPLMDWWVPLDYKRKIIGWLAVAIFILTFIPVPFSGF